In Cololabis saira isolate AMF1-May2022 chromosome 1, fColSai1.1, whole genome shotgun sequence, the following proteins share a genomic window:
- the LOC133446477 gene encoding NLR family CARD domain-containing protein 3-like isoform X1, which translates to MDQCEDREEGVLRSKTSPRGKPESRGEEERRQHGPGPGPVPSCVSLKSDESNDLIINFKDVPGFPSEGVDQQISESPSIPSVQQHQTQLDSIFQLLEDDIVMFVKNELKKIQKVLSPDYPESSESLEEDADEEQHSIREAFMKITVTFLRRRKQEELADLLQSNTVAAFCQSKLKSQLQKKHQHVFEGVTKAGKTTLLEQIYTELYITEGGTGEVNEEHEVRQIEAASRKPDGAETTIRQEDIFKPPPGRDGPIRTVMTKGVAGIGKTVLTQKFTLDWAEGGTNQDIQLLLPFTFRELNVLREEKFSLVKLVHGFFSETKRICSFDEFQVAFIFDGLDECRLPLDFHNNEVVTDVTESTSVDVLLTNLIRGNLLPSARLWITTRPAAANQIPPECVSMVTEVRGFTNPQKEDYFKRRFRDEEQSSRIISHIKTSRSLHIMCHIPVFCWITATVLEKVLETREGGWLPKTLTEMYIYFLVVQAKLKKVKYDGGAETDPHWSPESRKMVEFLGKLAFEQLQKGNLIFYESDLRECGIDIREASVYSGVFTQIFREESNLYQDQVFCFIHLSVQEFLAALHVHQTFIKSGVNLLEEQRNTIRWFKTSAENELYQTAVDKTLQSPNGHLDLLLRFLLGLSLKTNQNLLRGLMTSNQRTLQNNQETVKYIKKKISEDLSAEKSINLFHCLNELNEGSLVEEIQRSLRSGRLSTDKLSPAQWSALVFILLSSGDLEVFDLKKFSASEEALRRLLPVVQASKKALLSGCNLSEDICPVLSSVLSSQSSSLTELDLSNNDLQDSGLKELCPGLKSPHCHLESLRLSGCLISEEGSASLVSALTSNRSHLRELDLSYNHPGESAGELLSAGLKDPRWRLDTLRLEPAGQRWLRPGLRKYSCQLTINTNTVHNKIRLSDDNRKMMYVKEDQSYPYHPDRFDDLPQLLCRKVLTGRCYWEVQWSGPISVSVSYRRISRRGNSDDCRFGRNDHSWSLTCYPGGQYRVHHNNRDTSIISSSPSSDSGRAAVYADCPAGTLSFYEVVSDRLIHLHTFNTTFTGPLCPGFGFGSLLGSWSGSSVSLCPV; encoded by the exons atggatcagtgtgaggacagagaggagggagtcctTCGCTCTAAAACCTCCCCGAGGGGAAAACCTGAGAGTcgaggagaagaagagag gagacaacatggacctggacctggacctgttcccagctgtgtgtccttgaagagtgatGAATCAAATGATTTAATTATCAATTTTAAAGATGTTCCTGGTTTTCCTTCAGAGGG agtggaccagcagatctcagagtcccccagtattccgtctgtccagcagcatcagacccagctggactccatctttcag ctgctggaggacgacattgtcatgtttgtgaagaacgagctgaagaagatccagaaggTTCTGAGTCCAGATTATCCAGAATCCTCAGAGAGTCTGGAGGAGGATGCAGATGAAGAGCAGCATAGCATCAGAGAGGCATTCATGAAGATCACAGTGACGTtcttgaggaggaggaagcaggaggagctggctgaTCTCCTGCAGAGCA atACCGTTGCTGCCTTTTGTCAATCCAAACTCAAGAGTCAGCTGCAGAAGAAGCACCAGCATGTGTTTGAGGGGGTCACTAAAGCAGGAAAGACaacccttctggagcagatctacacggagctctacataacagagggagggaccggagaggtcaatgaagaacatgaagtcagacagattgaagcagcatccaggaaaccagacggagcagaaacaaccatcagacaggaagacatctttaaacccccacctggaagagatggaccaatcagaacagtgatgacaAAGGGAGTGGctggcatcgggaaaacagtcttaacacagaagttcactctggactgggctgaaggtggaaccaaccaggacatccagttactgcttccattcaccttcagagagctgaatgtgctgagagaagagaagttcagcttggtgaaactagttcatggattcttctctgaaaccaaaaGAATCTGCAGCTTTGACGAGTTCCAGGTcgcgttcatctttgacggtctggatgagtgtcgacttcctctggacttccacaacaatgaggtcgtgactgatgttacagagtccacctcagtggatgtgctgctgacaaaccttatcagggggaacctgcttccttctgctcgtctctggatcaccacacgacctgcagcagccaatcagatccctcctgagtgtgtttccatggtgacagaggtcagagggttcactaacccacagaaggaggattACTTCAAGAGGAGGTTCAGAGATGAGGAGCAGAgcagcaggatcatctcccacatcaagacatcacggagcctccacatcatgtgccacatcccagtcttctgctggatcactgctacggtcctggagaaagtcctggaaaccagagagggagggtggctgcccaagaccctgactgagatgtacatctacttcctggtggtccaggccaaactgaagaaggtcaagtatgatggaggagctgagacAGATCcgcactggagtccagagagcaggaagatggtggagtttctgggaaaactggcttttgagcagctgcagaaagggaacctgatcttctatgaatcagacctgagagagtgtggcatcgatatcagagaggcttcagtgtactcaggagtgttcacccagatctttagagaggagagcaacctgtaccaggaccaggttttctgcttcatccatctgagtgttcaggagtttctggctgctcttcatgtccatcagaccttcatcaagtctggagtcaacctgctggaggaacaaagaaacACCATCAGGTGGTTTAAAACAAGTGCAGAGAATGAACTCTATCAGACAGCTGTGGACAAAaccttacagagtccaaacggacaTCTGGACTTGCTcctgcgcttcctcctgggtctttcactgaagaccaatcagaacctcctacgaggtctgatGACATCAAACCAAAGAACTTtacagaacaatcaggaaacagttaaatacatcaagaagaagatcagtgaggatctgtctgcagagaaaagcatcaacctgttccactgtctgaatgaactgaatgaaggttctctggtggaggagatccaacggtccctgaggtcaggacgtctctccacagataaactgtctcctgctcagtggtcggctctggtcttcatcttactgtcatcaggagatctggaggtgtttgacctgaagaagttctcagcttcagaggaggctctacggaggctgctgccggtggtccaAGCCTCCAAGAAAGCTCT actgagtggctgtaacctctcagaggacatctgtccagttctgtcctcagttctcagctctcagtcctccagtctgacagaactggacctgagcaacaacgacctgcaggattcaggactgaaggagctgtgtcctggactgaagagtccacactgtcacctggagtctctcag gctgtcaggctgtctgatctcagaggaaggaagtgcttctctggtctcagctctgacctccaaccgctcccacctgagagaactggacctgagctacaaccatccaggagagtcagcaggGGAACTTCTATCTGCTGGACTGaaggatccccgctggagactggacactctcag actggagcctgctggacaacgatggttgagaccaggtctgaggaagt attcctgtcaactcaccatcaacacaaacacagtccacaacaaGATCAGactgtctgatgacaacaggaagatgatgtatgtgaaggaggatcagtcatatccttatcatccagacaggtttgatgatcttcctcagctgctgtgtagaaaagttctgacgggtcgctgttactgggaggtccagtggagcggacctatttctgtatcagtgagttacagaagaatcagcaggagaggaaactctgatgactgtaggtttggaagaaacgatcattcctggagtctgaccTGTTATCCAGGAGGTCAGTACCGTGTCCATCACAATAACAGGGACACAtccatcatctcctcatctccatcttcaGACTCTGGCAGAGCAGCAGTGTACGCGGActgtcctgctggaactctgtccttctatgaagtcgtctctgacagactgatccacctccacaccttcaacaccacctTCACTGGACCTCTCTGTCCTGGATTTGGATTCGGGTCCTTATTGGGGTCCTGgtctggttcctcagtgtctctgtgtccagttTAA
- the LOC133446477 gene encoding NLR family CARD domain-containing protein 3-like isoform X3, with the protein MFLVFLQRDTVAAFCQSKLKSQLQKKHQHVFEGVTKAGKTTLLEQIYTELYITEGGTGEVNEEHEVRQIEAASRKPDGAETTIRQEDIFKPPPGRDGPIRTVMTKGVAGIGKTVLTQKFTLDWAEGGTNQDIQLLLPFTFRELNVLREEKFSLVKLVHGFFSETKRICSFDEFQVAFIFDGLDECRLPLDFHNNEVVTDVTESTSVDVLLTNLIRGNLLPSARLWITTRPAAANQIPPECVSMVTEVRGFTNPQKEDYFKRRFRDEEQSSRIISHIKTSRSLHIMCHIPVFCWITATVLEKVLETREGGWLPKTLTEMYIYFLVVQAKLKKVKYDGGAETDPHWSPESRKMVEFLGKLAFEQLQKGNLIFYESDLRECGIDIREASVYSGVFTQIFREESNLYQDQVFCFIHLSVQEFLAALHVHQTFIKSGVNLLEEQRNTIRWFKTSAENELYQTAVDKTLQSPNGHLDLLLRFLLGLSLKTNQNLLRGLMTSNQRTLQNNQETVKYIKKKISEDLSAEKSINLFHCLNELNEGSLVEEIQRSLRSGRLSTDKLSPAQWSALVFILLSSGDLEVFDLKKFSASEEALRRLLPVVQASKKALLSGCNLSEDICPVLSSVLSSQSSSLTELDLSNNDLQDSGLKELCPGLKSPHCHLESLRLSGCLISEEGSASLVSALTSNRSHLRELDLSYNHPGESAGELLSAGLKDPRWRLDTLRLEPAGQRWLRPGLRKYSCQLTINTNTVHNKIRLSDDNRKMMYVKEDQSYPYHPDRFDDLPQLLCRKVLTGRCYWEVQWSGPISVSVSYRRISRRGNSDDCRFGRNDHSWSLTCYPGGQYRVHHNNRDTSIISSSPSSDSGRAAVYADCPAGTLSFYEVVSDRLIHLHTFNTTFTGPLCPGFGFGSLLGSWSGSSVSLCPV; encoded by the exons ATGTTCCTGGTTTTCCTTCAGAGGG atACCGTTGCTGCCTTTTGTCAATCCAAACTCAAGAGTCAGCTGCAGAAGAAGCACCAGCATGTGTTTGAGGGGGTCACTAAAGCAGGAAAGACaacccttctggagcagatctacacggagctctacataacagagggagggaccggagaggtcaatgaagaacatgaagtcagacagattgaagcagcatccaggaaaccagacggagcagaaacaaccatcagacaggaagacatctttaaacccccacctggaagagatggaccaatcagaacagtgatgacaAAGGGAGTGGctggcatcgggaaaacagtcttaacacagaagttcactctggactgggctgaaggtggaaccaaccaggacatccagttactgcttccattcaccttcagagagctgaatgtgctgagagaagagaagttcagcttggtgaaactagttcatggattcttctctgaaaccaaaaGAATCTGCAGCTTTGACGAGTTCCAGGTcgcgttcatctttgacggtctggatgagtgtcgacttcctctggacttccacaacaatgaggtcgtgactgatgttacagagtccacctcagtggatgtgctgctgacaaaccttatcagggggaacctgcttccttctgctcgtctctggatcaccacacgacctgcagcagccaatcagatccctcctgagtgtgtttccatggtgacagaggtcagagggttcactaacccacagaaggaggattACTTCAAGAGGAGGTTCAGAGATGAGGAGCAGAgcagcaggatcatctcccacatcaagacatcacggagcctccacatcatgtgccacatcccagtcttctgctggatcactgctacggtcctggagaaagtcctggaaaccagagagggagggtggctgcccaagaccctgactgagatgtacatctacttcctggtggtccaggccaaactgaagaaggtcaagtatgatggaggagctgagacAGATCcgcactggagtccagagagcaggaagatggtggagtttctgggaaaactggcttttgagcagctgcagaaagggaacctgatcttctatgaatcagacctgagagagtgtggcatcgatatcagagaggcttcagtgtactcaggagtgttcacccagatctttagagaggagagcaacctgtaccaggaccaggttttctgcttcatccatctgagtgttcaggagtttctggctgctcttcatgtccatcagaccttcatcaagtctggagtcaacctgctggaggaacaaagaaacACCATCAGGTGGTTTAAAACAAGTGCAGAGAATGAACTCTATCAGACAGCTGTGGACAAAaccttacagagtccaaacggacaTCTGGACTTGCTcctgcgcttcctcctgggtctttcactgaagaccaatcagaacctcctacgaggtctgatGACATCAAACCAAAGAACTTtacagaacaatcaggaaacagttaaatacatcaagaagaagatcagtgaggatctgtctgcagagaaaagcatcaacctgttccactgtctgaatgaactgaatgaaggttctctggtggaggagatccaacggtccctgaggtcaggacgtctctccacagataaactgtctcctgctcagtggtcggctctggtcttcatcttactgtcatcaggagatctggaggtgtttgacctgaagaagttctcagcttcagaggaggctctacggaggctgctgccggtggtccaAGCCTCCAAGAAAGCTCT actgagtggctgtaacctctcagaggacatctgtccagttctgtcctcagttctcagctctcagtcctccagtctgacagaactggacctgagcaacaacgacctgcaggattcaggactgaaggagctgtgtcctggactgaagagtccacactgtcacctggagtctctcag gctgtcaggctgtctgatctcagaggaaggaagtgcttctctggtctcagctctgacctccaaccgctcccacctgagagaactggacctgagctacaaccatccaggagagtcagcaggGGAACTTCTATCTGCTGGACTGaaggatccccgctggagactggacactctcag actggagcctgctggacaacgatggttgagaccaggtctgaggaagt attcctgtcaactcaccatcaacacaaacacagtccacaacaaGATCAGactgtctgatgacaacaggaagatgatgtatgtgaaggaggatcagtcatatccttatcatccagacaggtttgatgatcttcctcagctgctgtgtagaaaagttctgacgggtcgctgttactgggaggtccagtggagcggacctatttctgtatcagtgagttacagaagaatcagcaggagaggaaactctgatgactgtaggtttggaagaaacgatcattcctggagtctgaccTGTTATCCAGGAGGTCAGTACCGTGTCCATCACAATAACAGGGACACAtccatcatctcctcatctccatcttcaGACTCTGGCAGAGCAGCAGTGTACGCGGActgtcctgctggaactctgtccttctatgaagtcgtctctgacagactgatccacctccacaccttcaacaccacctTCACTGGACCTCTCTGTCCTGGATTTGGATTCGGGTCCTTATTGGGGTCCTGgtctggttcctcagtgtctctgtgtccagttTAA
- the LOC133446477 gene encoding NLR family CARD domain-containing protein 3-like isoform X2, whose translation MTNIHRSDTTLNPLEDTVAAFCQSKLKSQLQKKHQHVFEGVTKAGKTTLLEQIYTELYITEGGTGEVNEEHEVRQIEAASRKPDGAETTIRQEDIFKPPPGRDGPIRTVMTKGVAGIGKTVLTQKFTLDWAEGGTNQDIQLLLPFTFRELNVLREEKFSLVKLVHGFFSETKRICSFDEFQVAFIFDGLDECRLPLDFHNNEVVTDVTESTSVDVLLTNLIRGNLLPSARLWITTRPAAANQIPPECVSMVTEVRGFTNPQKEDYFKRRFRDEEQSSRIISHIKTSRSLHIMCHIPVFCWITATVLEKVLETREGGWLPKTLTEMYIYFLVVQAKLKKVKYDGGAETDPHWSPESRKMVEFLGKLAFEQLQKGNLIFYESDLRECGIDIREASVYSGVFTQIFREESNLYQDQVFCFIHLSVQEFLAALHVHQTFIKSGVNLLEEQRNTIRWFKTSAENELYQTAVDKTLQSPNGHLDLLLRFLLGLSLKTNQNLLRGLMTSNQRTLQNNQETVKYIKKKISEDLSAEKSINLFHCLNELNEGSLVEEIQRSLRSGRLSTDKLSPAQWSALVFILLSSGDLEVFDLKKFSASEEALRRLLPVVQASKKALLSGCNLSEDICPVLSSVLSSQSSSLTELDLSNNDLQDSGLKELCPGLKSPHCHLESLRLSGCLISEEGSASLVSALTSNRSHLRELDLSYNHPGESAGELLSAGLKDPRWRLDTLRLEPAGQRWLRPGLRKYSCQLTINTNTVHNKIRLSDDNRKMMYVKEDQSYPYHPDRFDDLPQLLCRKVLTGRCYWEVQWSGPISVSVSYRRISRRGNSDDCRFGRNDHSWSLTCYPGGQYRVHHNNRDTSIISSSPSSDSGRAAVYADCPAGTLSFYEVVSDRLIHLHTFNTTFTGPLCPGFGFGSLLGSWSGSSVSLCPV comes from the exons ATGaccaacattcacagatcagacACAACATTAAACCCACTGGAAG atACCGTTGCTGCCTTTTGTCAATCCAAACTCAAGAGTCAGCTGCAGAAGAAGCACCAGCATGTGTTTGAGGGGGTCACTAAAGCAGGAAAGACaacccttctggagcagatctacacggagctctacataacagagggagggaccggagaggtcaatgaagaacatgaagtcagacagattgaagcagcatccaggaaaccagacggagcagaaacaaccatcagacaggaagacatctttaaacccccacctggaagagatggaccaatcagaacagtgatgacaAAGGGAGTGGctggcatcgggaaaacagtcttaacacagaagttcactctggactgggctgaaggtggaaccaaccaggacatccagttactgcttccattcaccttcagagagctgaatgtgctgagagaagagaagttcagcttggtgaaactagttcatggattcttctctgaaaccaaaaGAATCTGCAGCTTTGACGAGTTCCAGGTcgcgttcatctttgacggtctggatgagtgtcgacttcctctggacttccacaacaatgaggtcgtgactgatgttacagagtccacctcagtggatgtgctgctgacaaaccttatcagggggaacctgcttccttctgctcgtctctggatcaccacacgacctgcagcagccaatcagatccctcctgagtgtgtttccatggtgacagaggtcagagggttcactaacccacagaaggaggattACTTCAAGAGGAGGTTCAGAGATGAGGAGCAGAgcagcaggatcatctcccacatcaagacatcacggagcctccacatcatgtgccacatcccagtcttctgctggatcactgctacggtcctggagaaagtcctggaaaccagagagggagggtggctgcccaagaccctgactgagatgtacatctacttcctggtggtccaggccaaactgaagaaggtcaagtatgatggaggagctgagacAGATCcgcactggagtccagagagcaggaagatggtggagtttctgggaaaactggcttttgagcagctgcagaaagggaacctgatcttctatgaatcagacctgagagagtgtggcatcgatatcagagaggcttcagtgtactcaggagtgttcacccagatctttagagaggagagcaacctgtaccaggaccaggttttctgcttcatccatctgagtgttcaggagtttctggctgctcttcatgtccatcagaccttcatcaagtctggagtcaacctgctggaggaacaaagaaacACCATCAGGTGGTTTAAAACAAGTGCAGAGAATGAACTCTATCAGACAGCTGTGGACAAAaccttacagagtccaaacggacaTCTGGACTTGCTcctgcgcttcctcctgggtctttcactgaagaccaatcagaacctcctacgaggtctgatGACATCAAACCAAAGAACTTtacagaacaatcaggaaacagttaaatacatcaagaagaagatcagtgaggatctgtctgcagagaaaagcatcaacctgttccactgtctgaatgaactgaatgaaggttctctggtggaggagatccaacggtccctgaggtcaggacgtctctccacagataaactgtctcctgctcagtggtcggctctggtcttcatcttactgtcatcaggagatctggaggtgtttgacctgaagaagttctcagcttcagaggaggctctacggaggctgctgccggtggtccaAGCCTCCAAGAAAGCTCT actgagtggctgtaacctctcagaggacatctgtccagttctgtcctcagttctcagctctcagtcctccagtctgacagaactggacctgagcaacaacgacctgcaggattcaggactgaaggagctgtgtcctggactgaagagtccacactgtcacctggagtctctcag gctgtcaggctgtctgatctcagaggaaggaagtgcttctctggtctcagctctgacctccaaccgctcccacctgagagaactggacctgagctacaaccatccaggagagtcagcaggGGAACTTCTATCTGCTGGACTGaaggatccccgctggagactggacactctcag actggagcctgctggacaacgatggttgagaccaggtctgaggaagt attcctgtcaactcaccatcaacacaaacacagtccacaacaaGATCAGactgtctgatgacaacaggaagatgatgtatgtgaaggaggatcagtcatatccttatcatccagacaggtttgatgatcttcctcagctgctgtgtagaaaagttctgacgggtcgctgttactgggaggtccagtggagcggacctatttctgtatcagtgagttacagaagaatcagcaggagaggaaactctgatgactgtaggtttggaagaaacgatcattcctggagtctgaccTGTTATCCAGGAGGTCAGTACCGTGTCCATCACAATAACAGGGACACAtccatcatctcctcatctccatcttcaGACTCTGGCAGAGCAGCAGTGTACGCGGActgtcctgctggaactctgtccttctatgaagtcgtctctgacagactgatccacctccacaccttcaacaccacctTCACTGGACCTCTCTGTCCTGGATTTGGATTCGGGTCCTTATTGGGGTCCTGgtctggttcctcagtgtctctgtgtccagttTAA